The following are from one region of the Stanieria cyanosphaera PCC 7437 genome:
- a CDS encoding tyrosine-type recombinase/integrase, with translation MRVQKVNIRGQTSWVLLSDDYLPIEPVTDYLQHLMALGKAPNTLKNYAHHLKLFFEYLEAYSLDWTQCWEKELAEFMLWLQLPDSIPGVPSIAPQTAKRTEKTVNIMMSVIYQFYEFHARNQRIESRELYQTSYPVQRRYKSLLYEMKKDKRVKTKRLKVKEPRTFPGCLTKEEVQTLVDNCANLRDKFLIVLLYHSGMRIGEALGLRHSDIHSEMGLNEIHVIPRDDNLNDARVKDGETRIISVPRQTIQAYENYVLDDDFPDVDSDYVFINMWRNEIGSPMRYSTAQSLFRRLSRKTGIEATALFIKTYPRYRIN, from the coding sequence ATGAGAGTTCAGAAGGTCAATATTCGAGGTCAAACCAGTTGGGTTTTACTTAGTGATGACTATCTTCCTATCGAACCAGTCACAGATTATCTGCAACACCTGATGGCGTTAGGCAAAGCACCAAACACGCTGAAGAACTACGCCCACCACTTGAAATTATTCTTTGAGTACTTGGAAGCTTACAGTCTCGACTGGACACAATGTTGGGAGAAAGAGTTAGCGGAATTTATGCTCTGGCTACAATTACCCGATTCTATTCCTGGTGTTCCTTCTATTGCCCCACAAACGGCAAAAAGGACGGAAAAGACAGTCAATATCATGATGAGTGTGATTTATCAGTTTTACGAGTTTCACGCCCGAAATCAGAGGATAGAAAGCCGAGAACTGTATCAAACTAGCTACCCAGTCCAGAGAAGGTATAAGTCACTTCTCTATGAGATGAAGAAAGATAAGAGGGTAAAAACTAAGAGATTAAAAGTCAAAGAACCTAGAACTTTTCCTGGGTGTTTAACTAAAGAAGAAGTCCAAACTTTAGTTGATAATTGTGCCAATCTTCGGGACAAGTTTTTAATTGTACTTCTCTATCACTCAGGTATGAGAATTGGGGAAGCTTTGGGGTTACGCCATAGTGATATTCACAGTGAAATGGGATTGAATGAAATCCATGTAATTCCCCGTGATGATAATCTCAATGATGCCAGAGTCAAAGATGGTGAAACAAGAATTATTAGCGTACCAAGACAAACAATTCAAGCTTATGAAAATTACGTTTTAGATGATGATTTTCCTGATGTAGATTCTGATTATGTCTTTATCAATATGTGGCGTAATGAAATCGGTTCGCCCATGAGATATTCTACTGCTCAAAGTTTATTTAGAAGGTTGAGTAGAAAAACAGGAATTGAAGCCACAGCACTATTTATTAAGACATACCCACGCTACAGAATTAATTAG
- a CDS encoding AAA-like domain-containing protein, with amino-acid sequence MTNLSRENLGANPSLEPHIEIEEALLLADSLVFAKIGRHLTTLQAAIFRGAWLSQKYEQVAQENFCSDIHVKRVGAELWELLSLGLEERVSKKTFRAALERRCQLQSPKKILSVVKEQKVTNNSGNVIEFPSGSVSLHSALYIERTPVETRTYAEIEQPGSLIRIKAPHQMGKTSLMLRILAHAQEIGIKTVTLNLQQADRKVFSCLDKFLRWLCTNITRQLQLEPKLTDYWDEDLGSKVSCTAYLQGYLLSKIDNPLVLALDEVNRIFEYPEIASEFLALLRSWHEEAKVINVWQKLRLIVVHSTEVYIPLNINQSPFNIGLPIELTNFTKQQVQDLAKRHQLNWHGDSEVEQLMAMLDGHPYLVRVALYHLSRGEISLPQMLAEAPSLKGIYSNHLRRHLVTLQQHSELRLALQQVIESQESIRLKATTAYKLESMGLVKLKQDCVTVSCQLYRLYFRSQQWENCYQ; translated from the coding sequence ATGACTAATTTATCAAGAGAAAATTTAGGTGCAAATCCTAGCTTAGAACCACATATAGAAATAGAAGAAGCATTATTGCTTGCTGATAGTTTAGTATTTGCAAAAATTGGTAGACATTTAACTACCCTTCAAGCAGCTATCTTTCGAGGAGCTTGGTTAAGTCAAAAATATGAGCAAGTTGCTCAAGAAAATTTCTGTTCTGATATTCATGTCAAAAGAGTTGGTGCAGAGTTATGGGAATTGTTATCTTTAGGCTTGGAAGAAAGAGTCAGTAAAAAAACTTTTCGGGCTGCTTTAGAACGTCGTTGTCAATTACAATCGCCAAAAAAAATCTTATCGGTCGTTAAAGAACAAAAAGTAACTAATAATTCTGGTAATGTCATTGAATTTCCGAGTGGTTCAGTCTCGCTTCATTCTGCTTTATATATCGAGCGTACTCCTGTAGAAACAAGGACTTATGCTGAAATTGAACAACCAGGCAGTTTAATTCGCATCAAAGCTCCTCATCAAATGGGTAAAACTTCTTTAATGCTGAGAATTCTTGCCCATGCCCAAGAGATAGGAATAAAAACTGTTACTTTAAACCTTCAGCAAGCAGACCGCAAAGTATTTAGTTGTTTGGATAAGTTTTTACGCTGGTTATGCACTAATATCACGCGTCAATTACAATTAGAGCCAAAATTGACTGATTATTGGGATGAAGATCTTGGTAGTAAGGTTAGCTGTACTGCTTATTTGCAAGGCTATTTATTATCGAAAATAGATAATCCTTTAGTGCTGGCATTGGATGAAGTTAATCGAATTTTTGAATATCCTGAAATTGCTAGTGAATTTTTAGCTTTACTTCGTTCTTGGCATGAAGAAGCCAAAGTGATTAATGTCTGGCAGAAGTTACGCTTAATAGTGGTTCATTCCACAGAGGTTTATATTCCTTTAAATATTAATCAATCTCCTTTTAATATTGGCTTGCCAATTGAGTTAACTAACTTTACTAAACAACAGGTACAAGATTTAGCCAAACGTCATCAACTTAATTGGCATGGAGATTCTGAAGTCGAGCAATTGATGGCAATGCTTGATGGACATCCCTATTTAGTTAGAGTTGCGCTTTATCATCTGAGTCGTGGAGAAATTAGCTTACCACAAATGCTAGCAGAAGCTCCTTCTCTCAAAGGTATCTATAGCAATCATCTCCGCCGTCATTTAGTAACTTTACAACAGCACTCTGAACTAAGACTGGCACTGCAACAAGTAATTGAGTCTCAAGAAAGTATCAGATTAAAAGCGACGACAGCTTACAAGTTAGAAAGTATGGGTTTAGTAAAGCTCAAACAAGACTGCGTGACGGTGAGTTGTCAGTTGTATCGGCTTTATTTTCGTTCCCAGCAATGGGAAAACTGTTACCAGTAG
- a CDS encoding peptidase: protein MTQISLLIKLIFARGSLTLFAIATSLIIIISTQLNVTATFPPESQSFAQNQLPPLKTHPLPSVLASWEDREHQGDYFKQIKTTPLGYLIWSEFPIKVFLEKPLRNQHHTADQIRFAQWVEAVRKAIAEWNLYLPLWEVENPQLADIIIKRSQTNREFKLNQATGQYNIPRASTAQTNYEFYLKPANPAIVSHRMTIEISPNLSQLSTLAATRHELGHALGIWGHSNQETDALYFSQVRNYTGISARDLNTLKKIYQQPTKLGWSIILNPQS, encoded by the coding sequence ATGACTCAAATAAGCTTATTAATTAAGTTAATTTTTGCGAGAGGTTCACTCACTTTGTTCGCGATCGCAACTAGTTTAATAATTATTATTTCAACACAATTAAATGTAACCGCAACCTTTCCGCCAGAATCTCAATCTTTTGCTCAAAACCAATTACCACCATTAAAAACTCATCCTTTACCTTCTGTTTTAGCAAGTTGGGAAGATCGAGAGCATCAAGGAGATTATTTCAAACAAATCAAAACTACACCTTTAGGATATTTAATTTGGTCAGAATTCCCCATCAAAGTTTTTCTAGAAAAACCTCTTAGAAATCAACATCATACTGCTGATCAAATTCGTTTTGCTCAATGGGTAGAAGCTGTGAGAAAAGCCATTGCAGAATGGAATCTTTATCTTCCTTTATGGGAAGTAGAAAATCCTCAACTAGCAGATATTATCATAAAGCGATCGCAAACAAACAGAGAATTTAAATTAAATCAAGCTACAGGACAATATAATATTCCTCGTGCTAGTACTGCCCAAACTAACTACGAATTTTACTTAAAACCAGCAAATCCAGCTATTGTATCTCATCGTATGACAATTGAAATTAGTCCCAATCTAAGTCAATTATCCACCTTAGCAGCAACTCGTCATGAATTAGGTCATGCTTTAGGAATTTGGGGACATAGCAATCAAGAAACCGACGCATTATATTTTTCTCAAGTCAGAAACTATACTGGCATTTCTGCAAGAGATCTCAACACTTTAAAAAAAATTTATCAACAACCAACAAAATTGGGCTGGTCAATCATTTTAAACCCACAATCTTAA
- a CDS encoding tyrosine-type recombinase/integrase: MQKISISKSKDKEIVCPRCCSIKVKTWAKSKARQQYKCDDCGRFFYKNPKLQSAKDILPSDITPKEMRIYDIWDLRVFGKEATTGGLYTANFSMINPEWFKKTVKDYIWYNSSQYSTSELLRKLTEFRRFSRYLTEKRATVKPQDIDRLLVIEAINYASQDLKVSKSLSIFITTLKYFFEFCNSNNLIEISSKQLIFESDYPKAERKIIKEIPSDVIKQIRQHLDSLPKPIKIAISILIETGMRISEVCSLKLNCISQDSDGDWWVSLYRIKLKKEDRLFISKELAQSILQQQEFIKNNLGRDFSYLFCSTEGSGWFASYTNTPKRRASVKRELSHFIPVKKLIKQPLIRGYLHQLAHEHNITDISGEIYPVWKCHRFRHTHLTDLARKGMGIAHIMQRGGHASPSMSMHYIHLTNDDQKKKMKEVWDNTHFNMEGEIVAPVNPDLDTAEMQWIKKGMGVQTTDNGYCTLLWTQTCPHQDLPCKSCGSWVTTLDFLDSHKQELKETEKIIENARQKGYQRQIEKNVPRAERLKRIISGMEKHKTMRGLGHNEWEEKE, encoded by the coding sequence ATGCAAAAAATATCGATATCAAAGTCTAAAGACAAAGAAATAGTTTGTCCTAGATGTTGCAGTATAAAAGTAAAAACTTGGGCAAAATCGAAAGCAAGACAACAATATAAATGTGATGATTGTGGTCGTTTCTTCTATAAAAATCCAAAATTACAGTCTGCTAAAGATATATTACCTTCGGATATTACTCCCAAAGAAATGCGAATATATGATATATGGGACTTAAGAGTTTTTGGGAAAGAAGCAACTACTGGAGGTTTATATACAGCTAATTTCTCAATGATTAATCCTGAATGGTTTAAAAAAACTGTGAAAGATTATATCTGGTATAATTCTTCGCAATATAGCACCAGCGAGCTTTTAAGAAAATTAACAGAGTTTAGACGTTTTTCACGATATTTAACCGAAAAAAGAGCGACAGTAAAACCGCAGGATATAGATAGATTATTAGTGATTGAAGCAATTAATTATGCTTCTCAAGACTTAAAAGTATCTAAATCATTATCTATCTTTATCACTACATTAAAGTATTTTTTTGAATTTTGTAATTCTAACAATCTCATAGAGATTAGCAGTAAACAATTAATTTTTGAATCTGATTATCCTAAAGCTGAAAGAAAAATAATTAAAGAAATTCCTTCTGATGTCATTAAACAGATACGTCAACATCTTGATTCTCTTCCAAAACCAATAAAAATAGCAATTAGTATTCTTATTGAAACGGGAATGAGAATATCAGAAGTATGTAGTTTAAAGCTAAATTGTATTAGCCAAGATTCAGATGGAGATTGGTGGGTTAGTTTATATAGAATAAAGCTTAAAAAAGAAGACAGATTATTTATTAGTAAAGAATTAGCTCAAAGTATTTTACAACAGCAAGAGTTTATTAAAAATAACTTAGGAAGAGATTTTAGCTATTTGTTTTGCAGCACAGAAGGTAGTGGATGGTTTGCATCCTATACTAATACCCCAAAAAGAAGGGCAAGTGTAAAAAGAGAACTTTCTCATTTTATTCCTGTTAAAAAACTTATCAAACAACCTTTAATAAGAGGATATCTTCATCAATTGGCTCACGAACATAACATTACTGATATTTCTGGTGAAATATATCCTGTTTGGAAGTGCCACAGATTTCGTCATACTCATCTAACAGATTTAGCTAGAAAAGGTATGGGCATCGCTCACATTATGCAGCGTGGCGGTCATGCTTCTCCTTCGATGTCTATGCACTATATTCACCTGACTAATGACGACCAGAAAAAGAAAATGAAAGAAGTGTGGGACAATACCCACTTCAACATGGAAGGTGAAATAGTAGCACCTGTTAATCCTGATTTAGACACAGCAGAAATGCAATGGATAAAGAAAGGAATGGGAGTACAAACTACAGATAATGGTTACTGTACTTTACTCTGGACACAGACTTGTCCCCATCAAGATTTACCTTGTAAAAGCTGTGGTAGTTGGGTAACAACTTTAGACTTCTTAGATAGCCATAAACAGGAATTAAAAGAGACAGAAAAAATTATCGAAAATGCTCGTCAAAAAGGCTATCAAAGACAGATAGAAAAGAACGTTCCCAGAGCGGAAAGACTCAAGAGAATTATCTCTGGAATGGAAAAACACAAAACCATGAGAGGTCTTGGTCATAATGAATGGGAGGAGAAAGAATAA
- the tnpA gene encoding IS200/IS605 family transposase, protein MKPNKGSHSVYSIHLHLVLVTKYRRKVITSAMIARMTEVFQNICKKKKSLMLQFDGESDHVHLLIDLHPDNNISQLVASLKSASSRIIRKEFESEVNKAYSKPVFWSGSYYITSCGGVTIERLRKYIEEQDTPLD, encoded by the coding sequence ATGAAGCCTAACAAGGGTTCGCATTCGGTTTATTCAATTCACTTACACTTAGTTCTAGTTACTAAATATCGTCGTAAGGTAATTACTTCTGCGATGATTGCTCGAATGACTGAAGTGTTTCAAAACATCTGCAAGAAGAAAAAAAGCTTGATGCTTCAGTTCGATGGAGAGTCAGACCACGTACATCTTTTAATCGATCTTCATCCAGACAATAATATCTCTCAACTGGTAGCTAGCCTAAAAAGTGCATCTAGTAGAATAATCAGAAAAGAATTTGAAAGTGAAGTAAATAAAGCTTATTCCAAACCCGTATTTTGGTCTGGCTCGTACTATATTACTTCCTGTGGTGGCGTAACGATAGAAAGACTGAGGAAATATATCGAGGAGCAAGATACACCATTAGACTAA
- a CDS encoding RNA-guided endonuclease InsQ/TnpB family protein, producing MLTRRITFRLYPSTAQEQKMFWARRMHAYLYNAAVANRKTQYQKFAHSVDYFEQQASLPGFKETWIEYKELNAGSLQATLKRVDFAFTRFFQGLGKYPKFKPFKTYSGWTYPDARQGFKVHSSGKNGYLELRDLGFKIQMRGQARTWGQPTTCTVVYRNSKWYASITVKCLPVRETGKGSIGLDFGCHTAVAMSNGSMIEPPKFLTSTQSQVNRLSKQLRRKRKPEKKKHKASRRWKKIQAKISKLKKKVANRRQNWVHQVAVDIVRSNSLIATEKLQIKNMTRKASSGSKRKRQKTGLNRSMLDIGIGMLRDAIAYKVKEAGGVFLEAPTQSLKPTQRCVKCWELTKKSLSDRLHICSNQSCRHTEDRDINSAQVCLSWARGQVIQH from the coding sequence ATGTTAACACGGCGCATTACATTTAGGCTTTATCCTTCTACTGCTCAAGAACAAAAAATGTTCTGGGCAAGAAGAATGCACGCCTACTTGTATAATGCAGCAGTAGCTAACCGCAAAACTCAATATCAAAAATTTGCTCATTCAGTAGATTACTTTGAGCAACAGGCATCATTACCTGGTTTCAAAGAAACTTGGATTGAGTATAAAGAGTTAAATGCTGGTTCTTTGCAAGCGACGTTGAAGCGTGTAGACTTTGCCTTTACTCGTTTTTTTCAAGGATTAGGCAAATATCCGAAGTTTAAGCCATTTAAAACTTATTCTGGATGGACATACCCTGATGCTCGTCAAGGTTTTAAAGTACATAGCAGTGGCAAGAATGGTTATCTGGAATTAAGAGACTTAGGTTTTAAAATTCAAATGAGAGGACAGGCTCGTACCTGGGGGCAGCCAACCACTTGTACGGTTGTCTACCGCAATAGTAAATGGTACGCCAGTATCACAGTTAAATGCTTACCAGTTAGAGAAACGGGCAAAGGTAGTATCGGATTGGATTTTGGGTGTCATACTGCTGTTGCGATGAGTAACGGCAGTATGATTGAACCACCCAAGTTTTTGACCAGTACCCAAAGTCAAGTAAACCGATTATCTAAACAGCTAAGGAGAAAACGTAAACCAGAAAAGAAAAAACATAAAGCCTCTCGCAGATGGAAAAAAATACAGGCTAAAATTTCTAAACTCAAGAAAAAAGTAGCCAATCGCCGTCAAAACTGGGTGCATCAAGTGGCAGTAGATATTGTTCGGAGTAATTCCCTCATTGCCACCGAAAAACTTCAAATCAAAAATATGACCAGAAAAGCATCCTCTGGCAGCAAAAGAAAAAGACAGAAGACGGGTCTTAATCGTTCTATGCTTGATATCGGAATAGGTATGCTTAGAGATGCCATCGCATATAAAGTCAAAGAAGCTGGTGGAGTATTTCTCGAAGCTCCTACTCAAAGTTTAAAACCAACACAGCGATGCGTTAAATGTTGGGAATTAACCAAAAAAAGCTTGAGCGATAGGCTTCATATTTGTTCTAATCAAAGTTGTCGGCATACCGAAGATCGAGATATTAACTCAGCCCAAGTATGTCTCTCTTGGGCGCGGGGGCAGGTTATACAACATTAA
- a CDS encoding WD40 domain-containing protein has product MNNYHYQVGGCLTSNASCYAIRQADRELYRALIRGQFCYVLNSRQMGKSSLRVQTMYRLQRKGMICAAIDMTRIGSNNLTPQQWYKGVVFELLRCFNLLNKVNFKAWWQEKEHLSNNQRLVEFIEEIILFELNAAKIFIFIDEIDSVLGLNFPVDDFFALIRYCYNQRAENPNYERLVFALFGVATPSDLIQNRDRTPFNIGQAIELQGFQINEVEPLVEGLTATVSNPQAVIKEILVWTSGQPFLTQKLCDLVRKSSQEAINQIVNIPPGTEAFWIEQLVEKQIINNWETQDEPEHLRTIRDRILNNEEKAGRLLGIYQQILQGETVTADESRAKIELLLSGLVVKQNGNLVVRNRIYQQVFDLDWVDRELSALRPYSESFNIWIQSNCQDESRLLRGKALIDAKTWSQGKSLSDWDYKFLAASQELEQKAEREATQILTEANRTLEQAQQQAKRTIKKGLVVLGTISTVATGLLLLSGFLWLQIETRRKSLVLEEISNLSISSELQFASEQKFDALLTALKASHQLKQADWAKNNPQIKQQVTTALQQAVYWISEKNTLVGHSDRIWSVAWSPDGQIIASPSEDETVRLWRRDGKLLNILTAHHDKISGASFSPDGKFLATSSEDGTAKLWTRDGQLIKTLTGHKGRLWGVAFSPDSKTLATASDDFTIKLWTLEGTEIRTLTGHTNEVRNVTFSPDGKTLATASEDSTVKLWHRNGKLLHTLIGHSDRVLNVKFSPDNQLIATSSGDKTIKLWNRNGKLLRTFVGHGDEVNAVAFSKEGQTLASGSEDGTVKLWTLEGMLIHTITGHQGRVWGVSFSPDGQILATSSDDGTIKLWQWNFELTKILTGHQNLVHTVSVRPQGDVIATTSADKTIKLWNLAGKELKTLSGDHSPIWGVAWSPDGQVLVTGCERGIIKLWDFNTKQNILTWKGHPHKVASISFSPDGQKIATASEDGTVKLWNLQGHELATLKGHDEKVTSVSWSPDGQIIAAGSENKTIKFWNLAGQELATLTGHNSSVLSVAWSPDGKMLASASADKTVKLWNRQGEELKTFQGHQGHVWSVAWSPDGKMLASASADKTVKLWNRQGKQLATFTGYNPAKLFSINFTPDGQKIVAASEDHTAIAWDLKATNNLNDLEQKGCDWIQDYLENNPNLKTSDRYICNDI; this is encoded by the coding sequence ATGAACAATTACCACTATCAAGTAGGCGGTTGTCTTACCAGTAATGCTTCTTGTTATGCGATTCGTCAAGCAGACAGAGAATTATATCGAGCTTTAATTAGGGGTCAGTTTTGTTATGTGCTGAACTCTCGGCAGATGGGCAAGTCTAGCTTGCGGGTACAAACTATGTATCGGCTGCAAAGAAAGGGAATGATTTGTGCAGCCATTGATATGACGAGAATTGGCAGTAATAACTTGACTCCGCAACAGTGGTATAAGGGAGTAGTTTTTGAGTTGTTAAGGTGTTTTAATCTTTTAAATAAGGTTAATTTTAAAGCCTGGTGGCAAGAAAAAGAGCATTTGTCTAATAATCAGCGCTTGGTCGAGTTTATTGAAGAAATTATTTTATTTGAGCTTAACGCAGCCAAAATTTTTATTTTTATTGATGAAATTGATAGTGTTTTGGGTTTAAATTTTCCTGTAGATGATTTTTTTGCTTTAATTCGCTATTGTTACAATCAACGAGCAGAAAATCCCAATTATGAGCGTCTTGTCTTTGCTTTATTTGGGGTAGCAACTCCATCAGACTTGATTCAAAACCGCGATCGCACTCCGTTTAATATCGGTCAGGCAATTGAATTACAAGGCTTTCAAATCAATGAAGTTGAGCCGTTAGTAGAGGGTTTAACAGCAACAGTTAGCAATCCCCAAGCAGTGATCAAGGAAATTTTGGTTTGGACTTCGGGACAACCTTTTTTGACACAAAAGCTTTGCGATTTAGTCAGGAAATCTAGTCAAGAAGCGATCAACCAGATTGTGAATATTCCGCCTGGTACGGAAGCATTTTGGATTGAACAGTTAGTTGAAAAACAAATTATTAATAATTGGGAAACACAAGACGAACCAGAACATTTGCGAACAATCCGCGATCGCATCCTTAATAATGAAGAAAAAGCAGGAAGGTTATTAGGTATTTATCAACAAATTCTTCAGGGTGAGACGGTAACCGCAGATGAGAGTCGAGCAAAAATTGAATTATTACTTAGTGGTTTAGTTGTTAAACAAAATGGTAATTTAGTAGTCCGCAATCGGATCTATCAACAGGTTTTCGATCTTGATTGGGTAGATCGAGAGTTATCTGCTTTACGTCCCTATTCCGAGAGTTTTAACATTTGGATTCAGTCTAATTGCCAGGATGAATCGCGTTTATTAAGAGGAAAAGCTTTAATTGATGCTAAAACTTGGTCACAAGGCAAAAGTTTGAGTGACTGGGATTATAAGTTTTTAGCTGCTAGTCAAGAATTAGAACAAAAAGCAGAACGAGAAGCTACTCAAATTTTAACTGAAGCGAATCGAACTCTCGAACAAGCGCAACAACAAGCGAAAAGAACGATTAAAAAAGGATTAGTAGTATTAGGTACTATTTCTACTGTTGCCACAGGACTGTTATTATTATCGGGATTTTTATGGTTACAAATAGAAACTCGTCGTAAGTCCCTTGTTTTGGAAGAAATTAGTAATCTTAGTATCTCTTCTGAATTACAGTTTGCTTCCGAACAGAAATTTGATGCCTTACTTACTGCCTTAAAAGCTAGTCATCAACTCAAACAAGCTGATTGGGCAAAAAATAATCCTCAAATTAAACAACAAGTTACGACTGCCCTGCAACAAGCAGTTTACTGGATTTCTGAAAAAAATACTTTGGTTGGACACAGCGATCGCATTTGGAGTGTAGCATGGTCACCTGATGGTCAAATTATAGCTTCTCCTAGCGAAGATGAAACTGTTAGACTATGGCGCAGAGATGGTAAATTACTTAACATTTTAACTGCTCATCACGATAAGATATCAGGAGCGAGTTTTAGTCCTGATGGTAAGTTTTTGGCTACTTCTAGCGAAGACGGAACTGCCAAACTTTGGACTCGTGACGGTCAATTAATTAAAACTCTAACTGGACATAAAGGACGTTTGTGGGGTGTCGCTTTTAGTCCTGATAGTAAGACTTTAGCTACTGCTAGTGATGATTTTACTATTAAATTATGGACTCTTGAGGGTACAGAAATTCGTACTCTGACTGGACACACTAACGAAGTCAGAAATGTTACTTTCAGTCCCGATGGTAAGACTTTAGCTACTGCTAGTGAAGATAGTACCGTTAAATTATGGCACAGAAATGGTAAATTACTTCATACTTTGATTGGGCATAGCGATCGCGTTTTAAATGTTAAATTTAGTCCCGATAATCAATTGATCGCTACTTCTAGTGGCGATAAAACCATCAAACTTTGGAACAGAAATGGTAAATTACTTCGTACTTTTGTTGGTCATGGAGATGAAGTTAATGCCGTAGCTTTCAGTAAAGAGGGTCAAACCCTTGCCTCGGGGAGTGAAGATGGTACGGTTAAACTCTGGACTCTCGAAGGTATGCTAATTCATACAATTACAGGACATCAAGGAAGAGTTTGGGGAGTTAGTTTTAGTCCTGACGGTCAAATTTTGGCTACTTCTAGCGATGATGGCACAATTAAACTTTGGCAGTGGAATTTTGAACTAACTAAAATCTTGACTGGTCATCAAAATCTTGTTCATACTGTGAGTGTGCGTCCTCAAGGTGATGTAATAGCCACTACTAGCGCAGATAAAACTATCAAACTCTGGAATTTAGCAGGAAAAGAATTAAAAACTCTTTCTGGAGATCACTCTCCTATCTGGGGAGTTGCTTGGTCGCCTGATGGTCAAGTTCTTGTTACTGGTTGTGAACGAGGTATTATTAAACTGTGGGATTTTAACACTAAACAAAATATCCTTACCTGGAAAGGACATCCTCATAAAGTAGCTAGTATTAGTTTTAGTCCTGATGGTCAAAAGATTGCTACTGCTTCCGAAGATGGCACTGTTAAACTTTGGAATCTTCAAGGTCATGAGTTAGCCACTCTTAAAGGACATGACGAAAAAGTAACCAGTGTAAGTTGGTCGCCTGATGGTCAGATTATTGCTGCTGGTAGTGAAAATAAAACGATTAAATTTTGGAATTTAGCAGGTCAAGAATTAGCTACTTTAACTGGTCATAATAGTTCTGTTTTAAGTGTGGCATGGTCACCCGATGGTAAAATGCTGGCTTCTGCTAGTGCCGATAAAACTGTTAAACTTTGGAATCGCCAAGGTGAAGAATTAAAAACTTTTCAAGGTCATCAAGGTCATGTTTGGAGTGTGGCATGGTCACCCGATGGTAAAATGCTAGCTTCTGCTAGTGCTGATAAAACTGTTAAACTCTGGAATCGCCAAGGTAAGCAATTAGCTACTTTTACTGGTTATAATCCTGCCAAACTATTTAGTATTAATTTTACTCCAGACGGTCAAAAGATAGTTGCTGCTAGTGAAGATCATACTGCGATCGCGTGGGATTTAAAAGCGACCAATAATTTAAATGATTTAGAACAAAAAGGCTGTGATTGGATTCAAGATTATCTGGAAAATAATCCTAATTTAAAAACAAGTGATCGGTATATTTGTAATGATATTTAG